The genomic stretch GTAATGGCTGCCGTCAGTACCATGATTTTTCCTCTCATGGTCTTTGGGATGAGCTTTTTCCACATGATAAAATAAAGTCCCTTCTTTCAATGGATAGCTTGTGATAATGTTTTTAACATCTACAAAGGTAGCCTATTTAATGTAAAATGTCAATGAAAAATCGGCTGCTTTTTATATACAAACGTGTTAATTTGTATACAAAAGAGAAATATTACTGCTTATCATAAAAAAGTGCATGTTTTAACAAAGTGTAAAAGAAGTGTGAATAAAAAGTGAATATTATGAAAGATAAATTCCATTTTTAAAACCGAAATCCAGCGTTATAATAAGATCCATGGTAAACCACGGGAATTATGCTGGGTTTACTGAAAAACAATCAAATCAGGAGGGATTACAATGAAAAAAAGAACACTGAGTATTGTTCTGGCCTGTGCTATGGCAGCAGCCAGTCTGGCCGGATGCGGCGGCGGTTCCAAGGAAACCACGGCAGCTTCCACAGAAGGTGCTGCAGCGGATGCGACGAAAGCCTCAGAGGCAGCAGGAGGGCAGACTACATTAAAATGGTCCGTATGGGATATCGGCTTAACAACCTATTACCAGCCTCTCATCGATGCTTTTGAAAAGGAGCATCCGGATGTGAAGATAGAAATGGTTGATTTAGGGTCCACCGATTATCAGACGGTTCTGGCAACAGAGCTTACCGGAAGCGGTTCTGACTTTGACGTAGTTACCATAAAGGATGTTCCTGGCTATATGACGCTTGTGAACAAAGGTGTTTTAGAACCCCTGGATAGCTATATCCAGTCTTCAGATGTTGATCTGACACAGTACAAAGGCCTTACGGATCAGATTACGGTTGACGGAAAATTATATCAGCTTCCGTTCCGCAATGATTTCTGGGTGATATTCTATAATAAAGATATCTTTGACAAAGCAGGCGTTGCTTATCCAACCAATGATATGACATTTGAACAGTATGATGCTCTGGCAAGAAGCCTGACCGTAGATACTCCCGGACAGGAGGTTTATGGCGCTCATTACCATACATGGAGATCCGCCGTACAGCTTTTCGGCGTTCTGGATGGAAAGAACACCATTCTTGACGGAAAATATGAATTCTTAAAACCGTATTATGAAATGGTTCTTGGAGAGCAGGAAGACGGAGTATGCCAGGACTATGCTACTTTAAAGACCAGCGGCTTACATTATTCCGGCGCATTTGCCCAGGGAAATATTGCAATGATGAACATGGGTACATGGTTTATCTCCACCTTAATGGATAAGGTACGCACCGGCGAGTACACAGACTGCACCAATTGGGGTATTGCTAAATATCCACATGCAGATGGAGTAGAACCAGGCTCCACCCTTGCGACCATTACCACTTTAGGAATTCCGGCCAAAGCTCCTCATAAGGATCTTGCCTGGGAATTTATCAACTTCGTATGCGGAAAAGAAGGCGCAGAAATCCTTGCATCTACCGGTACGATTCCGGCCGTTATGAACAGCACAGTTTCTGATCTGGTATCCAGTGCAGACGGATTCCCTAAGGATGACGGAACCAGCGTAGAAGCTCTTAACACCTCTAACTTGTACTTAGAGATGCCTGTAAATGCAAAGAACTCCGAAATTGAGACTGTATTAAACGAAGCCCATGATGCGATCATGACAG from Lacrimispora sphenoides JCM 1415 encodes the following:
- a CDS encoding ABC transporter substrate-binding protein; amino-acid sequence: MKKRTLSIVLACAMAAASLAGCGGGSKETTAASTEGAAADATKASEAAGGQTTLKWSVWDIGLTTYYQPLIDAFEKEHPDVKIEMVDLGSTDYQTVLATELTGSGSDFDVVTIKDVPGYMTLVNKGVLEPLDSYIQSSDVDLTQYKGLTDQITVDGKLYQLPFRNDFWVIFYNKDIFDKAGVAYPTNDMTFEQYDALARSLTVDTPGQEVYGAHYHTWRSAVQLFGVLDGKNTILDGKYEFLKPYYEMVLGEQEDGVCQDYATLKTSGLHYSGAFAQGNIAMMNMGTWFISTLMDKVRTGEYTDCTNWGIAKYPHADGVEPGSTLATITTLGIPAKAPHKDLAWEFINFVCGKEGAEILASTGTIPAVMNSTVSDLVSSADGFPKDDGTSVEALNTSNLYLEMPVNAKNSEIETVLNEAHDAIMTGGMSVDEGIAQMNEKVSAILAQ